From the Drosophila sechellia strain sech25 chromosome X, ASM438219v1, whole genome shotgun sequence genome, the window TTGGTGAACTGCAAGTTATTGTGATCAGAAATCAAACAATCAAATCTGATTGTATGGACATGTTTGTTTACCTATTTTTGCGTATGGTGCGATTGTATAAAAACATGTTTTGAATTATCAAAATATGttccatttatttttatacaacCTTGACCTATTTTCAAGGACCAATAAGATTGGACCCCACATAAACACAGAAAACAACAATTCGTATTCCAGATGCAGAGTTCTAatattaatttacattttttcaaaattgacAGTTGGTCTACCGAGTTAACTATACCTTAGCTAAAGTTAGTTGTTACTGTGATTTGGCATTTCTCACTGAACTGTACTGTGGACTCCCCCTTCCATTCAGGGAAATATTTGTGTGCGCCGCACTTTCACCTCCAGTGATTGATAATTCCCAGCCTATCTGGCAGTGCCCATCGCCCAGATCGCCGACTGTGCAATCAGTCGGAACTAGAGCTCTCACTTCGCGGAGATCAGTTTGCCAGCATCCGCCGCTCGAGGCGTCACGATCTGATCTGAGCTGAGCACCATGAGCTGTCCCTATGCAGGAAACGGGTGAGTACCAGCACGTGCTGTCCAGGAATGCCAATCGATCTTCAGCTCTGCGATTCAACTCACACCCATACAGAAACGATCACGATGATTCGGCGGTGCCATTAACCACGGAAGTGGGCAAAATCTATGGTGAGTATCTGATGCTGGACAAACTGCTGGATGCCCAGTGTATGCTCTCCGAGGAGGACAAGCGACCCGTGCACGATGAACATCTGTTTATCATCACGCACCAGGGTGAGTAGGCTTGCAACTAGATGAAGTTACTCAGTGGTATTTAAGTACGTTCTCCACAGCCTACGAGCTTTGGTTCAAGCAGATCATCTTTGAGTTCGACTCCATACGGGACATGTTGGATGCAGAGGTCATCGATGAAACCAAGACGCTGGAGATTGTCAAGCGACTGAACCGAGTGGTTCTGATTCTAAAAGTGGGTGCTTTCTGAATCTCTTACCAAAATCCGTTTATAGCTTCATTTGCACAGCTCCTGGTGGACCAAGTGCCCATTCTGGAGACCATGACCCCGCTAGACTTCATGGACTTCCGCAAGTACCTGGCACCCGCATCCGGTTTCCAGTCGCTGCAGTTCCGTTTGATCGAGAATAAGCTGGGAGTGCTGACAGAGCAGCGGGTGCGGTACAACCAGAAGTATTCGGATGTCTTTAGCGACGAGGAGGCGCGGAATTCGATTCGCAACTCGGAGAAAGATCCCTCACTACTGGAGCTAGTGCAGCGCTGGCTGGAGAGGACTCCTGGGCTGGAGGAGACTGGCTTCAACTTCTGGGCCAAGTTCCAGGAGAGTGTCGACCGATTCCTAGAGGCGCAGGTACAGAGCGCCATGGAGGAGCCCGTGGAGAAGGCCAAAAACTACCGCCTCATGGACATCGAGAAGCGACGCGAGGTTTACCGCTCCATCTTTGATCCGGCGGTGCACGATGCACTGGTGCGACGTGGGGATCGCCGGTTTAGTCATCGAGCCCTCCAGGGAGCCATCATGATTACCTTCTATAGGGATGAACCCAGATTCAGCCAGCCACACCAGTTGCTCACCCTGCTCATGGACATCGACTCGTTGATAACCAAGTGGAGATGTAAGCATTGCATTCTTTGATActcttttataaatatatgttatgTTTAGGACTGGTTTACCTAACCAACTACTTTCTATTCCCTCCACAGACAATCACGTGATCATGGTGCAACGCATGATTGGATCCCAACAGTTGGGCACTGGTGGCTCGTCCGGATATCAATATCTGCGTTCCACTCTCAGGTGATCATCGCAGATGTTCATATATCGGGGATCAATGAACTCCAACTGTTCTCCctttgtttttttggtttcaGTGATCGCTACAAGGTGTTTCTGGATCTGTTCAACCTGTCCACTTTCCTGATTCCCCGCGAGGCGATTCCACCGCTGGACGAGACCATTCGCAAGAAACTGATCAACAAAAGTGTCTGACAATCGGCAGGCTATTGAATTAGTCATCATTTGGCTATGCGTTGTTTGTTCTACCTACTGTTTCTAGTTTTGGTGTAATAAAATTACTTGTTTAGTCTTTGTTATTACATTTGCTgtgtttcttttctttaagtCTGACTTGGAAATGTTTTCTCTAGAATCAAAGGTAAACTATCATATTTTATGGGTATATGTGAGGCGGCAGCCTAAAAGTAGACCACAGATATTTTGATTGTCTTTCTCGCTCTTTTATATTACTTCGTtagcaaattaaattccatAAAATTTGAGTGCCAATACTCGTCAAAATAATAATGGTATACAgaatatttaattacaaaatacCGCTTTAAAGAAAAAGTTATGAAAAACAATTCTTAATGGgtcttaatatataaatagacaaaatatgattattgtatattttttaagcaaGGTAGATACGACTCATAATGAAATACAATTTAgagaaattattaattaattacccagattttttttatattaccAAATTTGCAATATTAACTTGTGCATAGAAGGTTAAATCAAGAGTTACGTAGTTAAGATAAAAAGatgcaaaaaatatttagagaTCAGAACCCAAAATGCTTTGTCATTTCGAACACTTATTTTGTGCCCGACTTTAAAACCTCATTAAtcatacaaaatacaaaattaataatcGAATGGCTAGAATTTTAAATAGATCATATGTAGGTTGCTTGTCGTCTTCTCAACGTTCAAGTTTTGCAATTGGAACTTCGACAGCTTTCCAAATCGACTATCGCTGTTTGCTCGAATAGAGCACACAAAAACATAACCTTTGCCAGTGGCCTTTTCCTCGGGCGATAAGCCCCAGATTTAAGTACTGAGTTTTCAgtttcattattatttattagaaCGGGACGGCGAGCTAGTCCACTCCGCTCACTCCTTCTCGAACAGTGCAATTAATTAGTTTTGTTGAATGGGTAGGGGAATGGAATCGGCATCCATATAGAGTCGTCTTCCAGGGGGATGGCCAGGGAAGGGAaccagaacagaacagaacaatACTGAATTCCAAGGCATTATGTAAGCTTAATTCGCTTTAATCGCTTACGTGAGCCATTTCCGAAGGCAAATACAATTTCGGACTACCCCCCATTTGCTCGGATGCCTGCGACTATTTTTGTCCGGTCAGGTCGGATCTGTTTTGTTTGACAATTAGAGCTCTGTCCAGGTAATTATGGACCATAACCCTCGATCGGCCCCTGCAGCAGGTCCCTTCAGAACTCAGCCTCTGAACTTGCCGGCGATTTTTGGGTTGATTCAGCTCTGACGACTTCAATGTGTGTCTAATGATTGCAGTCAATATATTACTGAATATTTTGTCTAAAATTAATATAGGTATAAATATCATATGCATGTATATTCATAATATAAAGTTATGCCAATGACACAGTTTTCGTTACTAATCTTAGACTAGTTCGGCAATATTTGTGCATCTTTAGATTGCTATAGATTCTATGTGATTATATTTTACATTAAGCCATGCATTTTTAGTGCATTTCACTTTCATTTccttttaaatattcatattttacaAAGTCTTAATAGCTATATTTAGGACTTGGATCTTATAAATATCTTTTTATGGGTTATATTTGTAATATTccaaattttttcaaaattaacaTAGCCTATGGAAGTGGCAGTAGAGTACCTGTATAGAGGCAAAACCCACGCCGCCGACGATCGCGTCGTAAGCTCATTAATAAAAccacaaacaacaacagcggctcATAcgacatcagcagcagcagcaacaacagcagcagctacaacagcaacaccggcgacagcagcaacatcagctgCGATCGCGAAGATCAAGCGGATGGCGAACTGGAGTCTCTCGTCAGTCGCTTGCCGAGTCTCCGTTCAGCTGGTCGAGCAGTCTTCGAATCTTGAAAAACCgaaatttaaagaaaacatCGTTGTACGCCAAGGCAAAGTGCTAATAAATCGAGCAAAATGCGCTGCCTGGCATTGAGCGCAGTTTTTTTGTGCCTGGCTCTGGCCGGGCACTTTCATTTGTCAGGTAGGCGAAATGGCGAAACCCATGCGGGCAACAATAGGTAGTCATAAGTTTGTGTTCCGACCCATAATCCCCGCTAGATGCCTACAAGAACGAGGTACAGATCACCCCGGATCCGCTAGACGCGGTGGAGACGACGACCAAGAAGTCCAGCTGGTTTGGTGGATTCAAGAAGTTCTTTGGCAGTGATGGCACTACCACTACCACCAGCACGATTGCTCCACCGGTGGTCACCAGTCCGAAATCGGTGGTGGTTACACCCACGGCAGCCAACAAGCCACCGCCATTGGTCATCTCGCATGCGCCACTGATGCCGTTGGGACCGCGACCCGATACGCCGGGATCCTCACCTTTTGGCGGCTCCCAAAATCCGCAGACGCCACCTCAGTGGCCATCGAGCACCAGAGCAACGCCATCGCATCCATCGCAACCCTCACAGCCAGCTCAGCAGCCACCGCTGCCTGGATTCGCCTCCTATCGGCCACAGAAACCGCAGCCGAATAGCTACGATCTTAGCTACGGTGGCGGTCCACAACCAGCACCAGGAACTGGACGTCCTGGTTTTGGGCTGGGCATTAGCAGCACTACGAGCACCACGACCACCGCGAAGCCCATCACCAGCACCACAGGTAAGAC encodes:
- the LOC6617605 gene encoding tryptophan 2,3-dioxygenase, with product MSCPYAGNGNDHDDSAVPLTTEVGKIYGEYLMLDKLLDAQCMLSEEDKRPVHDEHLFIITHQAYELWFKQIIFEFDSIRDMLDAEVIDETKTLEIVKRLNRVVLILKLLVDQVPILETMTPLDFMDFRKYLAPASGFQSLQFRLIENKLGVLTEQRVRYNQKYSDVFSDEEARNSIRNSEKDPSLLELVQRWLERTPGLEETGFNFWAKFQESVDRFLEAQVQSAMEEPVEKAKNYRLMDIEKRREVYRSIFDPAVHDALVRRGDRRFSHRALQGAIMITFYRDEPRFSQPHQLLTLLMDIDSLITKWRYNHVIMVQRMIGSQQLGTGGSSGYQYLRSTLSDRYKVFLDLFNLSTFLIPREAIPPLDETIRKKLINKSV